One region of Wyeomyia smithii strain HCP4-BCI-WySm-NY-G18 chromosome 3, ASM2978416v1, whole genome shotgun sequence genomic DNA includes:
- the LOC129729488 gene encoding mediator of RNA polymerase II transcription subunit 16, producing MDLLYTTHRKSNFVTHTLAETHQNFELFCAASSCNVLAFTTASELTEQSPIQSWGFHIYVVDLNTPWFPYKVTSSKYPISTLEWDVLGRFLLVGDRNGNVQLFTQKDNLLSEWKPLYSVRFPGENIIAAAFFHNGRRMALQTDKKDQYLYLEKFHKAKFIASVRQFGGVPVEGVLVVSATGMLGAFIIPAESNANIQKIQEPIQLTPVTESLGVTRNFYTTASICYSRNGSLMVAVGNGDTKSANSSMIQCFRITIKKNTDKLEINSTALPSFFLAEGLGKDLKDLRVMHVKWVFTEDADSLIVASNHAGGGSFVEQWELTEESTPIHKLLQSNKNEVFKTLLWISKNQYRYNTRVMKICTTRLNFLNCSFIYLAMSDNSIHCLQRDTFKRLTCANIVSIRDPNDHSNKQIRLGVKIGAIDISHLGHLFIALDTFGQLYVHRCNFMCQDQLGTPALIVQTVNLLEYCLVTGFDCLDILLTLKIQILDNVLERLTENFHRQPSNVQQYYYVNFLTMKIALYRLSISGQQKAHDLSNLLILHSILIAFKSLLRPSDLTSHEKGPAENLAMVLSESVPDVDKVLLNLEAKDFTMERSTLQSLQQLIQWVADLALNILAKLPENRAFMSKSQGYDISKDIVALNSIRELLVMIRIWGLLNPQCLPVFSRSADNLDILLTLFRLLTKLSLNPNEPDDLLLDECCLLPNQVLIPQLQFVPSRTMIASPLLPHISLPVMCDYGVENEALKFCPEVPIVEGGLSNDNVIDSVMYLQLGRRPPSLRRCTRCGSCSSVISVAKTAAMKAWEQRWIDKCRCNGFWRLEVA from the exons ATGGATTTACTTTATACGACGCATCGAAAAAGCAACTTCGTCACTCATACATTGGCTGAAACACA TCAAAATTTTGAGCTATTTTGTGCCGCTTCATCGTGCAATGTGCTAGCATTTACCACAGCTAGCGAGTTAACAGAGCAGTCTCCTATTCAAAGCTGGGGATTTCATATCTATGTAGTGGACCTCAATACTCCATGGTTTCCGTACAAAGTAACATCGAGCAAATATCCCATATCAACACTAGAGTGGGACGTACTTGGTCGGTTTCTGCTGGTGGGTGATCGTAATGGAAATGTCCAACTGTTCACACAGAAAGATAATCTACTCTCGGAATGGAAGCCATTGTATAGTGTGCGGTTTCCGGGGGAGAATATCATTGCCGCTGCATTCTTTCACAACGGTCGAAGGATGGCTCTACAGACGGATAAAAAAGATCAGTATTTGTATCTAGAAAAGTTCCACAAGGCTAAGTTTATTGCGAGCGTTCGGCAGTTTGGCGGTGTTCCAGTGGAAGGTGTGTTAGTAGTTTCTGCGACTGGAATGCTGGGTGCGTTCATTATCCCTGCAGAATCGAATGCTAACATTCAAAAAATACAGGAACCGATTCAGCTGACTCCGGTGACAGAAAGTTTGGGAGTAACGAGAAACTTCTATACGACTGCTAGTATATGTTATTCTAGGA ATGGAAGTTTGATGGTGGCTGTTGGAAACGGAGATACCAAGTCTGCTAACTCTAGTATGATACAATGCTTTCGTATTACaataaagaaaaatacagaCAAATTGGAGATCAATAGCACTGCCTTACCGAGTTTTTTCTTAGCAGAAGGCTTAGGCAAAGATTTAAAGGATCTGCGAGTAATGCATGTTAAGTGGGTTTTTACGGAAGATGCCGACTCGTTGATTGTAGCATCGAATCATGCTGGCGGGGGAAGTTTCGTTGAACAGTGGGAACTGACGGAAGAATCGACGCCCATACACAAATTACTGCAAAGTAATAAGAATGAAGTCTTCAAAACTTTACTCTGGATTAGCAAAAACCAATACCGTTACAATACTAGGGTGATGAAGATCTGCACTACTAGGTTAAATTTTTTGAACTGTTCTTTCATATATTTGGCGATGAGTGACAACAGTATTCACTGTCTCCAGAGAGATACCTTCAAACGCCTGACTTGTGCTAACATTGTTTCGATTCGCGATCCCAATGACCATTCGAATAAACAAATACGACTCGGTGTAAAAATCGGAGCAATCGACATTTCTCATTTGGGACATCTTTTCATAGCATTGGACACGTTTGGTCAACTTTATGTTCATCGCTGCAATTTTATGTGCCAGGATCAACTCGGTACACCGGCGCTAATTGTGCAGACAGTGAATCTTTTGGAATACTGCTTAGTGACTGGTTTCGATTGTTTGGACATTTTACTAACGCTCAAAATACAAATTCTTGACAATGTGTTAGAACGTTTAACAGAAAATTTTCATCGGCAGCCCTCTAATGTGCAGCAGTATTATTATGTAAATTTTCTCACGATGAAAATCGCACTGTACAGACTTTCTATTTCTGGACAACAGAAAGCTCATGATCTCTCAAACTTGCTAATATTGCATTCGATTCTGATAGCTTTCAAGAGTTTACTAAGACCGTCGGATTTAACATCGCATGAAAAGGGACCAGCAGAAAATTTGGCAA TGGTTTTATCGGAGTCCGTTCCGGACGTGGACAAAGTTTTACTAAATTTGGAAGCGAAGGATTTTACGATGGAGCGATCGACGCTTCAAAGTTTGCAACAGTTAATTCAATGGGTGGCAGATTTGGCGCTGAATATTCTAGCAAAATTGCCGGAGAATCGAGCTTTTATGTCTAAATCTCAGGGA tatGATATCAGCAAAGATATTGTAGCGCTCAATAGCATTCGCGAGCTTTTAGTCATGATTCGTATCTGGGGTTTATTGAACCCACAATGTCTTCCTGTTTTTTCGCGTTCGGCGgataatcttgatattttgctgACTCTCTTCCGGTTGCTTACTAAGCTATCTCTGAATCCAAATGAACCGGACGATTTATTATTAGATGAGTGTTGCCTCCTTCCAAATCAGGTTCTCATTCCACAACTGCAATTCGTTCCATCGCGGACGATGATTGCTTCACCATTGTTGCCCCACATTAGTTTGCCTGTGATG TGCGACTACGGAGTAGAAAACGAAGCACTCAAGTTCTGCCCTGAAGTGCCTATTGTGGAAGGAGGGTTATCGAATGATAACGTGATAGATTCCGTAATGTACCTTCAGCTAGGTAGAAGGCCACCGTCGTTACGACGGTGCACTCGCTGTGGATCATGCAGTAGTGTGATTAGTGTTGCGAAAACAGCTGCCATGAAAGCATGGGAACAGCGCTGGATTGATAAGTGCAG atgCAACGGCTTTTGGCGACTCGAAGTGGCTTAG
- the LOC129729487 gene encoding coatomer subunit alpha translates to MLTNFETKSARVKGLSFHPKRPWILASLHSGVIQLWDYRISTLIEKFDEHDGPVRGIAFHSQQPLFVSGGDDFKIKVWNYKQRRCIFSLLGHLDYVRTTVFHHEYPWILSASDDQTIRIWNWQSRSCICVLTGHNHYVMCAQFHPTDDIIVSASLDQTVRIWDISGLRKKNVAPGPTGLDDHLKNPTATDLFGQADAVVKHVLEGHDRGVNWASFHPTLPLIVSGADDRQIKLWRMNEYKAWEVDTCRGHYYNVSCVLFHPRAELIVSNSEDKSIRVWDMTKRQCIHTFRREHERFWILAAHPNLNLFAAGHDSGMIVFKLERERPAYAVYGNCLYYVKERFLRELDFNTKSDTVLMTIRGGGKTPVYSMSYNPALNAVLLCTRTSNLENSTYDLYSIPQKDSGSQNTETDSKRSSGVTAVWVARNRFAVLDRSNQLVIKNFKNEVTKKIQTPVSDEIFYAGTGMLLLREPEHVTLFDVQQLRTLAQVKIAKCKYVVWSTDMSHVALLAKHTLNICNRRLDLLCSIHESARIKSGAWDDSGVFIYTTSNHIKYAIINGDHGIIRTLDLPIYIARVKNSQVFCLDRECRTRVLNIDTTEYKFKLALINRKYEEVLHMVRNARLVGQSIIAYLQQKGYPEVALHFVKDEKTRFGLALECGNIEVALEAAKALDDKQCWERLAQTALMQGNHQVVEMCYQRTKNFDKLSFLYLITGNLEKLKKMNKIAEIRKDVSAQYQGALLLGDVKERVSILKNCNQTSLAYLTAKTHGLEEDANQLAETVTAAGKDLPEVPLNAKFLRPPVPIQQAESNWPLLTVSKGFFEGTMMSRGAATVHQALAATETVVEAADEDGWGVDEDLRDDDKFEDAKDDSDNKVEGGEGAGWDVGDDDLELPEELMSKISASTAGEKGFYAVPPKGLPPSHFWTMNSQLAADHVRAGSFETAFRLLHDQIGVVNFAPYKDIFMESHIGSKTSYTCLPSIGPLTAYPNRNWKELNVKNCHPTLAFKLNDLVQMLQTCYQLTTTGKFTEAIEKLQHIMLCIPLLVVESRQEIAEAQQLLTICREYVVGLQMETLRKGLPKNTLDEQKRICELAAYFTHVNLQPVHQILTLRTALNLFFKLKNYKTAASFARRLIDLGPRPEVANQARKILSACEVNEADEHILQYDEHNPFTLCAVTYKPIYRGKPEEKCSLCSASYQPAYKGVTCVVCQVSEVGKDVIGLRISASQFK, encoded by the exons ATGTTGActaattttgaaacaaaatcAGCCCGGGTGAAGGGCCTCTCGTTTCATCCGAAGCGCCCATGGATTTTAGCAAG TTTACATAGCGGCGTAATCCAGCTTTGGGATTACCGTATTAGCACTCTGATTGAGAAATTTGACGAACATGATGGGCCAGTACGTGGCATCGCGTTTCACAGCCAGCAGCCATTGTTTGTGTCCGGTGGAGATGACTTCAAGATAAAAGTATGGAACTACAAACAGCGCCGTTGTATCTTTTCGCTTCTCGGTCACTTGGACTACGTCCGAACGACGGTTTTCCATCATGAATACCCCTGGATTCTGAGTGCTTCTGATGACCAAACCATTCGCATATGGAACTGGCAATCTCGGTCCTGTATTTGCGTATTAACAGGACACAACCACTACGTTATGTGTGCTCAGTTTCATCCGACGGACGATATTATCGTTTCGGCTTCATTAGATCAGACGGTAAGAATTTGGGACATTTCGGGACTGAGGAAGAAAAATGTAGCCCCGGGACCAACCGGGCTGGATGATCACTTGAAGAATCCGACGGCAACGGATTTATTTGGCCAAGCAGACGCAGTGGTGAAACATGTGTTGGAAGGACACGACCGAGGAGTAAATTGGGCTAGTTTCCATCCGACGCTGCCGTTGATTGTATCTGGAGCAGACGATCGGCAAATCAAGCTGTGGAGGATGAACGAATATAAGGCTTGGGAGGTGGACACCTGTCGAGGACACTATTACAATGTGTCTTGTGTGCTGTTCCATCCAAGAGCCGAACTGATTGTCTCCAATAGCGAAGATAAAAGTATTCGCGTTTGGGATATGACCAAGCGGCAGTGTATTCACACTTTTAGGAGAGAGCATGAACGGTTCTGGATTTTGGCAGCGCACCCGAATTTGAACTTATTTGCTGCAGGACATGATTCTGGCATGATTGTATTCAAACTTGAACGTGAGCGACCAGCTTATGCTGTATACGGAAACTGCTTGTATTATGTAAAGGAACGATTCCTGCGCGAACTTGATTTCAACACTAAATCCGATACAGTTTTAATGACTATTCGTGGTGGAGGAAAAACGCCTGTATACAGTATGTCGTATAATCCAGCATTGAATGCTGTTCTGTTGTGTACCAGAActtcaaatttagaaaacagCACCTATGACTTGTATAGCATTCCGCAGAAAGACAGTGGTTCACAAAATACCGAGACTGACAGCAAGCGGTCATCAGGCGTTACAGCTGTTTGGGTTGCACGCAATCGGTTTGCCGTTTTGGATCGGTCCAATCAACTcgttattaaaaacttcaagaatgAAGTTACCAAGAAAATTCAAACTCCAGTGTCGGACGAAATATTCTACGCTGGAACGGGAATGCTGTTGCTTCGAGAACCGGAACACGTTACATTATTTGATGTACAGCAACTTCGTACTTTAGCGCAGGTCAAGATTGCCAAGTGCAAGTACGTCGTTTGGTCCACCGACATGAGCCACGTTGCTCTTCTCGCAAAGCACACTCTGAACATTTGCAATCGGCGCTTAGATTTGCTGTGTTCAATACACGAAAGCGCTCGTATAAAAAGCGGGGCTTGGGATGATTCTGGGGTGTTCATTTATACCACCTCGAATCACATCAAATACGCGATAATCAACGGTGATCACGGAATAATACGCACTTTAGATTTACCGATTTATATTGCGCGTGTTAAAAACAGTCAAGTGTTCTGTCTGGATCGAGAATGTAGAACGCGCGTCCTGAATATTGACACAACCGAGTACAAGTTCAAACTTGCGCTGATCAACCGAAAGTACGAAGAGGTGCTGCACATGGTGCGTAACGCACGCTTAGTTGGGCAGAGTATTATCGCCTATTTACAGCAGAAAGGTTACCCCGAGGTGGCCTTGCACTTCGTTAAAGATGAAAAGACTCGCTTCGGTTTGGCACTGGAATGCGGCAATATCGAGGTTGCTCTGGAAGCAGCTAAAGCTTTGGACGATAAACAGTGCTGGGAAAGACTGGCTCAG ACGGCCCTGATGCAAGGCAATCATCAGGTAGTGGAAATGTGCTATCAGCGTACCAAGAATTTCGACAAGTTATCTTTCCTTTACTTGATTACTGGAAACCTGGAGAAACTGAAAAAGATGAACAAGATTGCAGAAATTCGTAAAGACGTGTCCGCTCAGTACCAGGGCGCTTTGCTACTGGGAGACGTCAAAGAGCGTGTCTCCATACTGAAAAATTGCAACCAAACGTCGTTGGCTTATCTGACTGCCAAGACGCACGGACTAGAAGAAGATGCCAACCAACTGGCTGAAACTGTTACAGCCGCCGGGAAAGATTTGCCCGAGGTTCCGTTGAATGCCAAATTTTTACGGCCCCCGGTACCTATCCAGCAGGCTGAGAGCAATTGGCCACTGCTGACGGTTTCTAAAGGATTCTTTGAAGGAACAATGATGTCTCGTGGAGCAGCAACCGTTCATCAGGCCCTAGCAGCCACTGAAACCGTTGTCGAAGCAGCAGATGAAGACGGTTGGGGTGTCGATGAAGATTTACGTGATGATGATAAATTTGAAGATGCTAAGGATGATAGTGACAATAAGGTTGAAGGGGGAGAAGGTGCCGGCTGGGATGTAGGTGATGACGACCTAGAACTTCCGGAGGAACTCATGTCGAAGATCTCTGCGAGCACTGCAGGAGAAAAAGGCTTTTATGCGGTTCCACCAAAAGGTTTGCCACCTTCACACTTCTGGACAATGAACTCGCAGCTCGCTGCCGATCACGTACGAGCAGGGTCGTTTGAAACAGCTTTTCGATTACTGCATGATCAGATTGGTGTCGTTAACTTTGCTCCGTATAAGGACATTTTCATGGAATCCCATATCGGTTCTAAGACTTCCTATACTTGTCTTCCAAGTATTGGTCCTTTAACAGCTTATCCGAACCGAAATTGGAAAGAACTGAACGTTAAAAATTGTCATCCTACTTTGGCATTTAAATTAAATGATTTAGTACAGATGTTACAGACGTGCTATCAACTAACTACCACTGGAAAGTTTACTGAGGCGATTGAAAAACTGCAACATATAATGCTATGCATTCCATTATTGGTGGTCGAATCTCGACAGGAAATTGCTGAAGCCCAACAGTTGTTAACCATATGTCGCGAGTACGTTGTTGGTTTGCAAATGGAGACTCTTCGTAAAGGGTTGCCAAAAAATACACTGGATGAGCAAAAGCGAATCTGCGAGCTGGCGGCTTACTTTACCCACGTTAACTTACAGCCAGTACATCAAATTTTGACTTTAAGAACAGCACTCAACCTATTCTTCAAGCTGAAAAACTATAAAACCGCCGCCTCCTTCGCACGTCGGCTTATCGATTTGGGCCCCCGACCAGAGGTTGCAAATCAAGCACGAAAGATACTGTCTGCCTGCGAAGTAAACGAAGCTGATGAACACATCCTGCAGTACGACGAGCACAATCCATTCACACTATGTGCGGTCACTTACAAACCGATTTATCGAGGCAAACCAGAAGAAAAATGTTCCCTCTGTTCAGCTTCGTACCAGCCAGCATACAAAGGGGTTACCTGTGTCGTCTGTCAGGTGTCCGAGGTAGGCAAGGATGTGATCGGTTTGAGGATTAGTGCTTCGCAattcaaataa
- the LOC129729360 gene encoding 60S ribosomal protein L23: MSKRGRGGSAGGKFRISLGLPVGAVINCADNTGAKNLYVIAVHGIRGRLNRLPAAGVGDMFVATVKKGKPELRKKVMPAVVIRQRKPFRRRDGVFLYFEDNAGVIVNNKGEMKGSAITGPVAKECADLWPRIASNAGSIA, from the exons ATGTCTAAAAGAG GACGTGGAGGTTCCGCGGGAGGAAAATTTCGCATCTCACTTGGTCTACCAGTGGGAGCCGTCATTAACTGCGCTGATAATACAG GTGCGAAGAACCTGTACGTCATTGCTGTTCATGGAATCCGAGGTCGCCTGAATCGTCTGCCTGCCGCTGGTGTCGGTGACATGTTCGTTGCTACCGTGAAGAAGGGTAAACCAGAACTCCGTAAAAAGGTTATGCCGGCGGTGGTTATTCGGCAGCGAAAACCTTTCCGCAGGCGAGACGGAGTGTTTCTTTATTTCGAGGATAACGCGGGAGTGATAGTAAACAATAAAGGTGAAATGAAAGGTTCCGCTATCACTGGACCAGTGGCAAAAGAGTGCGCTGATTTGTGGCCCCGTATCGCGTCGAACGCTGGTTCGATAGCGTAG